A stretch of DNA from Lycium ferocissimum isolate CSIRO_LF1 chromosome 4, AGI_CSIRO_Lferr_CH_V1, whole genome shotgun sequence:
AGCTGCCACTCTACAACAGTACCAACATTAAAATTTTGTAGAGCCGCTATATACCTTGGCAGCGATTGAAAAGAGGTATGCCAATTTCCAAAGATCATCTCAAAAGCGCGTCTACGCCCAAGAAATCCCTTTCTCTTACTTATAGTTTTACCATATATAGTTTGAACGTTTCTAATGCAATCTTTGATGGGGATCCtgcacaagtttaaacaaacaacatttagtaaTAATCTTTTAACTGATATAAGACATGTAATGTACTAGGTATGATACGTTACCTTGGTGTTTCGACAACGTCTTTAAACAACACTTGAGCGATcatgtttgtatctaaattataatgatctGCTCGATTGTCTTCCATATCATAAGTGCCTTTGGCGATAGCTGATAGCCCGCATACCATCGAGCTTAACAATTCCCTCAAGTAACTACGCTGACCTTTTTGATACCGTCGTCTACAAACTAGCCTCCATATCTTTGTTCTTGACTGATCAACCTTAAAATCCCTCATTTCCTTAATACAATAAATTTTGACAGCCTGTTGCAACGCCTTTTTGGATGCGAACATCATTCCTATTGCAAGGTAGCATTGATCTCTGTTGAGATCCTTTGGTTCAATCCAGGTTTTTAGGCGACTACAATCATcttctcttgtgaagacaaatgcatcatcATGACCTTGCGGTCAAGATAAGGAatattgttagaatgccacTGAATTGGGCTTTCAGAAGTTGGATTTTCCACCATCGGTGGTGGTACATGGTGGTGTATTGGCTCTTGTTGGTTTTGGCTTTGAGGAATATTATtggtcataccaacttgaacatcatcatcatcttcatcatcggttacctctGCATTATTAGGTATTTCATCGTCACACTTGATGATGACTCATAATAATTTagaaaatcttcattatcaagtgCATTCCTCATCCTAcacgaaaagtaacatattttaaataccaacatcatatacatatatatacggattatttaatatcaaggtgatgaacttACTAATGTTGAGAAGCATTAtcatggtgtggagaatgatcaactccacTGAACTG
This window harbors:
- the LOC132053873 gene encoding uncharacterized protein LOC132053873, which gives rise to MSQNASTVRVSLFWDGEIVEDNYSVRYSIRPKAYVKFPTTTNYETLCDDEIPNNAEVTDDEDDDDVQVGHDDAFVFTREDDCSRLKTWIEPKDLNRDQCYLAIGMMFASKKALQQAVKIYCIKEMRDFKVDQSRTKIWRLVCRRRYQKGQRSYLRELLSSMVCGLSAIAKGTYDMEDNRADHYNLDTNMIAQVLFKDVVETPRIPIKDCIRNVQTIYGKTISKRKGFLGRRRAFEMIFGNWHTSFQSLPRYIAALQNFNVGTVVEWQLIEGKIFKFVFWTFKPYIDGFAHYQLVISIDGTHVYGAYDIKLLIAVGMDVNGSIFPLSFAIAANERNNTWGIFLTHLKTHVIKDRRGICVLSDRHKGILHNMDNLPGWQPYLVYHRYCLMHLKANLQSKFHNGTPKQIDVQC